The Elephas maximus indicus isolate mEleMax1 chromosome 19, mEleMax1 primary haplotype, whole genome shotgun sequence genome contains a region encoding:
- the DHRS13 gene encoding dehydrogenase/reductase SDR family member 13 produces the protein MEALLLGAGLLLGAYVLVYYNLVKAPPCGGIASLRGRTAVVTGANSGIGKMTALELARRGARVVLACRSRERGEAAAFDLRRESGNNEVIFMALDLASLASVRAFATAFLSSEPRLDILIHNAGISSCGRTREPFNLLLRVNHVGPFLLTQLLLSRLKTCAPSRVVVVSSAAHRRGRLDFTRLNRPVIGWQQELRAYADSKLANVLFVRELATQLEGTGITCYAAHPGPVNSELFLRHVPGWLCPLLRPLAWLVLRTPRGGAQTPLYCALQEGIEPLSGRYFANCHVEEVPPAARDDRAAHRLWEASKRLARLGPGEEAELDEDSQPEDPGAPSSRSTPHPEEPTISEPYPSPQSLPDLSKVTCRSQIKAEPKIPTS, from the exons ATGGAGGCGCTGCTACTAGGCGCGGGGTTGCTGCTGGGCGCCTACGTGCTTGTCTACTACAACCTGGTGAAGGCCCCGCCGTGCGGCGGCATCGCCAGCCTGCGGGGCCGCACGGCCGTGGTCACTG GCGCCAACAGTGGCATCGGGAAGATGACGGCGCTGGAGCTGGCGCGCCGGGGAGCGCGCGTGGTGCTGGCTTGCCGCAGCCGAGAGCGTGGTGAGGCAGCCGCCTTCGACCTCCGCCGG GAAAGTGGGAACAATGAGGTCATCTTCATGGCCTTGGACTTGGCCAGTCTGGCCTCTGTGCGAGCCTTTGCTACTGCCTTCCTGAGTTCCGAGCCACGGCTGGACATTCTCATCCACAATGCCG GTATCAGTTCCTGTGGCCGGACCCGTGAGCCCTTTAACCTGCTGCTGCGGGTGAACCACGTGGGCCCCTTCCTGCTGACACAGCTGCTGCTGTCCCGGCTGAAAACGTGCGCCCCCAGCCGCGTGGTGGTGGTATCCTCAGCTGCCCATCGGCGCGGGCGCCTCGACTTCACCCGCCTGAACCGCCCAGTGATAGGCTGGCAGCAGGAGCTGCGGGCATATGCTGACAGTAAGCTGGCCAACGTATTATTTGTCCGGGAGCTGGCCACCCAGCTTGAAGGCACTGGCATCACCTGCTACGCAGCCCACCCAG GGCCTGTGAACTCAGAGCTATTCCTGCGCCATGTTCCAGGATGGCTGTGCCCACTTCTGCGCCCACTGGCCTGGCTGGTGCTGCGGACACCAAGAGGGGGTGCCCAGACCCCTCTGTACTGTGCTCTACAGGAAGGCATTGAGCCTCTCAGTGGGAGATACTTTGCCAACTGCCATGTAGAGGAGGTACCCCCAGCAGCCCGAGACGACCGGGCAGCCCACCGGCTGTGGGAGGCCAGCAAGAGGCTGGcaaggctggggcctggggaggaAGCCGAGCTTGATGAAGATTCCCAGCCTGAGGACCCAGGGGCCCCATCTTCTCGGAGCACCCCCCACCCTGAGGAGCCCACAATTTCTGAACCCTACCCCAGCCCTCAGAGCTTACCAGATTTGTCTAAGGTCACATGCCGAAGTCAGATTAAAGCTGAGCCTAAAATCCCAACCTCCTAA
- the FLOT2 gene encoding flotillin-2 isoform X1: MGNCHTVGPNEALVVSGGCCGSDYKQYVFGGWAWAWWCISDTQRISLEIMTLQPRCEDVETAEGVALTVTGVAQVKIMTEKELLAVACEQFLGKNVQDIKNVVLQTLEGHLRSILGTLTVEQIYQDRDQFAKLVREVAAPDVGRMGIEILSFTIKDVYDKVDYLSSLGKTQTAVVQRDADIGVAEAERDAGIREAECKKEMLDVKFMADTKIADSKRAFELQKSAFSEEVNIKTAEAQLAYELQGAREQQKIRQEEIEIEVVQRKKQIAVEAQEILRTDKELIATVRCPAEAEAHRIQQIAEGEKVKQVLLAQAEAEKIRRIGEAEAAVIEAMGKAEAERMKLKAEAYRKYGDAAKMALVLEALPQIAAKIASPLTKVDEIVVLSGDNSKVTSEVNRLLAELPASVHALTGVDLTKIPLIKKATGVQV; this comes from the exons ATGGGCAATTGCCACACGGTAGGGCCCAACGAGGCGCTGGTGGTTTCAG GGGGCTGTTGTGGTTCCGACTATAAACAGTACGTGTTTGGcggctgggcctgggcctggtgGTGTATATCCGACACACAGAG GATTTCCCTAGAGATTATGACGTTGCAGCCCCGCTGCGAGGACGTAGAGACGGCCGAGGGGGTAGCTTTAACTGTGACGGGTGTCGCCCAG GTAAAGATCATGACGGAAAAGGAACTCTTGGCCGTGGCCTGCGAGCAGTTCCTGGGGAAGAACGTACAGGACATCAAGAACGTTGTCCTGCAGACCCTGGAGGGGCACCTGCGCTCTATCCTTG GGACCCTGACTGTGGAGCAGATTTATCAGGACCGAGACCAGTTTGCCAAGCTGGTGCGGGAGGTGGCAGCCCCTGACGTTGGCCGTATGGGCATCGAGATCCTCAGCTTCACCATCAAG GATGTATATGACAAAGTGGACTATCTGAGCTCCCTGGGCAAGACGCAGACTGCCGTGGTGCAGAGAGATGCTGACATCGGCGTGGCTGAGGCCGAGCGGGACGCGGGCATCCGG GAAGCTGAGTGCAAGAAGGAGATGCTAGACGTGAAGTTCATGGCAGACACCAAGATCGCCGACTCCAAGCGAGCCTTTGAGCTGCAAAAGTCAGCCTTCAGTGAGGAGGTCAACATCAAG ACAGCCGAGGCCCAGCTGGCCTATGAGCTGCAAGGGGCGCGGGAGCAGCAGAAGATTCGGCAGGAGGAAATCGAGATCGAGGTTGTGCAGCGCAAGAAGCAGATTGCGGTAGAGGCACAGGAGATCCTGCGCACGGACAAGGAGCTCATTGCCACCGTGCGCTGTCCAGCTGAGGCCGAGGCCCACCGCATACAGCAGATCGCCGAGGGCGAAAA GGTGAAGCAGGTCCTTTTGGCTCAGGCAGAGGCTGAGAAGATCCGCAGAATTGGGGAGGCAGAGGCTGCAGTCATTGAGGCGATGGGCAAGGCAGAGGCTGAACGGATGAAACTCAAGGCTGAAGCCTACCGGAAATACGGGGACGCGGCCAAGATGGCCTTGGTGCTGGAGGCCCTGCCCCAG ATTGCTGCCAAAATCGCCTCCCCACTGACCAAAGTTGATGAGATTGTGGTCCTCAGTGGGGACAACAGCAAGGTAACATCAGAAGTGAACCGACTGCTGGCTGAGCTGCCTGCCTCTGTGCATGCCCTCACAGGCGTGGACCTAACTAAG ATACCCCTGATCAAGAAGGCCACTGGTGTGCAGGTGTGA
- the FLOT2 gene encoding flotillin-2 isoform X2: MGNCHTVGPNEALVVSGGCCGSDYKQYVFGGWAWAWWCISDTQRLSLEVMTILCRCENIETSEGVPLFVTGVAQVKIMTEKELLAVACEQFLGKNVQDIKNVVLQTLEGHLRSILGTLTVEQIYQDRDQFAKLVREVAAPDVGRMGIEILSFTIKDVYDKVDYLSSLGKTQTAVVQRDADIGVAEAERDAGIREAECKKEMLDVKFMADTKIADSKRAFELQKSAFSEEVNIKTAEAQLAYELQGAREQQKIRQEEIEIEVVQRKKQIAVEAQEILRTDKELIATVRCPAEAEAHRIQQIAEGEKVKQVLLAQAEAEKIRRIGEAEAAVIEAMGKAEAERMKLKAEAYRKYGDAAKMALVLEALPQIAAKIASPLTKVDEIVVLSGDNSKVTSEVNRLLAELPASVHALTGVDLTKIPLIKKATGVQV, translated from the exons ATGGGCAATTGCCACACGGTAGGGCCCAACGAGGCGCTGGTGGTTTCAG GGGGCTGTTGTGGTTCCGACTATAAACAGTACGTGTTTGGcggctgggcctgggcctggtgGTGTATATCCGACACACAGAG ACTGTCTCTGGAGGTTATGACCATCCTGTGTCGCTGTGAGAATATTGAGACGTCGGAGGGGGTCCCGCTATTCGTAACAGGGGTTGCACAG GTAAAGATCATGACGGAAAAGGAACTCTTGGCCGTGGCCTGCGAGCAGTTCCTGGGGAAGAACGTACAGGACATCAAGAACGTTGTCCTGCAGACCCTGGAGGGGCACCTGCGCTCTATCCTTG GGACCCTGACTGTGGAGCAGATTTATCAGGACCGAGACCAGTTTGCCAAGCTGGTGCGGGAGGTGGCAGCCCCTGACGTTGGCCGTATGGGCATCGAGATCCTCAGCTTCACCATCAAG GATGTATATGACAAAGTGGACTATCTGAGCTCCCTGGGCAAGACGCAGACTGCCGTGGTGCAGAGAGATGCTGACATCGGCGTGGCTGAGGCCGAGCGGGACGCGGGCATCCGG GAAGCTGAGTGCAAGAAGGAGATGCTAGACGTGAAGTTCATGGCAGACACCAAGATCGCCGACTCCAAGCGAGCCTTTGAGCTGCAAAAGTCAGCCTTCAGTGAGGAGGTCAACATCAAG ACAGCCGAGGCCCAGCTGGCCTATGAGCTGCAAGGGGCGCGGGAGCAGCAGAAGATTCGGCAGGAGGAAATCGAGATCGAGGTTGTGCAGCGCAAGAAGCAGATTGCGGTAGAGGCACAGGAGATCCTGCGCACGGACAAGGAGCTCATTGCCACCGTGCGCTGTCCAGCTGAGGCCGAGGCCCACCGCATACAGCAGATCGCCGAGGGCGAAAA GGTGAAGCAGGTCCTTTTGGCTCAGGCAGAGGCTGAGAAGATCCGCAGAATTGGGGAGGCAGAGGCTGCAGTCATTGAGGCGATGGGCAAGGCAGAGGCTGAACGGATGAAACTCAAGGCTGAAGCCTACCGGAAATACGGGGACGCGGCCAAGATGGCCTTGGTGCTGGAGGCCCTGCCCCAG ATTGCTGCCAAAATCGCCTCCCCACTGACCAAAGTTGATGAGATTGTGGTCCTCAGTGGGGACAACAGCAAGGTAACATCAGAAGTGAACCGACTGCTGGCTGAGCTGCCTGCCTCTGTGCATGCCCTCACAGGCGTGGACCTAACTAAG ATACCCCTGATCAAGAAGGCCACTGGTGTGCAGGTGTGA
- the FLOT2 gene encoding flotillin-2 isoform X3 has product MTLQPRCEDVETAEGVALTVTGVAQVKIMTEKELLAVACEQFLGKNVQDIKNVVLQTLEGHLRSILGTLTVEQIYQDRDQFAKLVREVAAPDVGRMGIEILSFTIKDVYDKVDYLSSLGKTQTAVVQRDADIGVAEAERDAGIREAECKKEMLDVKFMADTKIADSKRAFELQKSAFSEEVNIKTAEAQLAYELQGAREQQKIRQEEIEIEVVQRKKQIAVEAQEILRTDKELIATVRCPAEAEAHRIQQIAEGEKVKQVLLAQAEAEKIRRIGEAEAAVIEAMGKAEAERMKLKAEAYRKYGDAAKMALVLEALPQIAAKIASPLTKVDEIVVLSGDNSKVTSEVNRLLAELPASVHALTGVDLTKIPLIKKATGVQV; this is encoded by the exons ATGACGTTGCAGCCCCGCTGCGAGGACGTAGAGACGGCCGAGGGGGTAGCTTTAACTGTGACGGGTGTCGCCCAG GTAAAGATCATGACGGAAAAGGAACTCTTGGCCGTGGCCTGCGAGCAGTTCCTGGGGAAGAACGTACAGGACATCAAGAACGTTGTCCTGCAGACCCTGGAGGGGCACCTGCGCTCTATCCTTG GGACCCTGACTGTGGAGCAGATTTATCAGGACCGAGACCAGTTTGCCAAGCTGGTGCGGGAGGTGGCAGCCCCTGACGTTGGCCGTATGGGCATCGAGATCCTCAGCTTCACCATCAAG GATGTATATGACAAAGTGGACTATCTGAGCTCCCTGGGCAAGACGCAGACTGCCGTGGTGCAGAGAGATGCTGACATCGGCGTGGCTGAGGCCGAGCGGGACGCGGGCATCCGG GAAGCTGAGTGCAAGAAGGAGATGCTAGACGTGAAGTTCATGGCAGACACCAAGATCGCCGACTCCAAGCGAGCCTTTGAGCTGCAAAAGTCAGCCTTCAGTGAGGAGGTCAACATCAAG ACAGCCGAGGCCCAGCTGGCCTATGAGCTGCAAGGGGCGCGGGAGCAGCAGAAGATTCGGCAGGAGGAAATCGAGATCGAGGTTGTGCAGCGCAAGAAGCAGATTGCGGTAGAGGCACAGGAGATCCTGCGCACGGACAAGGAGCTCATTGCCACCGTGCGCTGTCCAGCTGAGGCCGAGGCCCACCGCATACAGCAGATCGCCGAGGGCGAAAA GGTGAAGCAGGTCCTTTTGGCTCAGGCAGAGGCTGAGAAGATCCGCAGAATTGGGGAGGCAGAGGCTGCAGTCATTGAGGCGATGGGCAAGGCAGAGGCTGAACGGATGAAACTCAAGGCTGAAGCCTACCGGAAATACGGGGACGCGGCCAAGATGGCCTTGGTGCTGGAGGCCCTGCCCCAG ATTGCTGCCAAAATCGCCTCCCCACTGACCAAAGTTGATGAGATTGTGGTCCTCAGTGGGGACAACAGCAAGGTAACATCAGAAGTGAACCGACTGCTGGCTGAGCTGCCTGCCTCTGTGCATGCCCTCACAGGCGTGGACCTAACTAAG ATACCCCTGATCAAGAAGGCCACTGGTGTGCAGGTGTGA
- the FLOT2 gene encoding flotillin-2 isoform X4, with product MTEKELLAVACEQFLGKNVQDIKNVVLQTLEGHLRSILGTLTVEQIYQDRDQFAKLVREVAAPDVGRMGIEILSFTIKDVYDKVDYLSSLGKTQTAVVQRDADIGVAEAERDAGIREAECKKEMLDVKFMADTKIADSKRAFELQKSAFSEEVNIKTAEAQLAYELQGAREQQKIRQEEIEIEVVQRKKQIAVEAQEILRTDKELIATVRCPAEAEAHRIQQIAEGEKVKQVLLAQAEAEKIRRIGEAEAAVIEAMGKAEAERMKLKAEAYRKYGDAAKMALVLEALPQIAAKIASPLTKVDEIVVLSGDNSKVTSEVNRLLAELPASVHALTGVDLTKIPLIKKATGVQV from the exons ATGACGGAAAAGGAACTCTTGGCCGTGGCCTGCGAGCAGTTCCTGGGGAAGAACGTACAGGACATCAAGAACGTTGTCCTGCAGACCCTGGAGGGGCACCTGCGCTCTATCCTTG GGACCCTGACTGTGGAGCAGATTTATCAGGACCGAGACCAGTTTGCCAAGCTGGTGCGGGAGGTGGCAGCCCCTGACGTTGGCCGTATGGGCATCGAGATCCTCAGCTTCACCATCAAG GATGTATATGACAAAGTGGACTATCTGAGCTCCCTGGGCAAGACGCAGACTGCCGTGGTGCAGAGAGATGCTGACATCGGCGTGGCTGAGGCCGAGCGGGACGCGGGCATCCGG GAAGCTGAGTGCAAGAAGGAGATGCTAGACGTGAAGTTCATGGCAGACACCAAGATCGCCGACTCCAAGCGAGCCTTTGAGCTGCAAAAGTCAGCCTTCAGTGAGGAGGTCAACATCAAG ACAGCCGAGGCCCAGCTGGCCTATGAGCTGCAAGGGGCGCGGGAGCAGCAGAAGATTCGGCAGGAGGAAATCGAGATCGAGGTTGTGCAGCGCAAGAAGCAGATTGCGGTAGAGGCACAGGAGATCCTGCGCACGGACAAGGAGCTCATTGCCACCGTGCGCTGTCCAGCTGAGGCCGAGGCCCACCGCATACAGCAGATCGCCGAGGGCGAAAA GGTGAAGCAGGTCCTTTTGGCTCAGGCAGAGGCTGAGAAGATCCGCAGAATTGGGGAGGCAGAGGCTGCAGTCATTGAGGCGATGGGCAAGGCAGAGGCTGAACGGATGAAACTCAAGGCTGAAGCCTACCGGAAATACGGGGACGCGGCCAAGATGGCCTTGGTGCTGGAGGCCCTGCCCCAG ATTGCTGCCAAAATCGCCTCCCCACTGACCAAAGTTGATGAGATTGTGGTCCTCAGTGGGGACAACAGCAAGGTAACATCAGAAGTGAACCGACTGCTGGCTGAGCTGCCTGCCTCTGTGCATGCCCTCACAGGCGTGGACCTAACTAAG ATACCCCTGATCAAGAAGGCCACTGGTGTGCAGGTGTGA